Genomic segment of Actinomycetota bacterium:
GTGCTGGGCGGAGATCAGGATGTTCTCGATGCCTACCGGCACGCCGTCTTCGTACTTGATGGAGACCTGGGTCTTGCCGTCCGGGCGCAGGTACGGCATCCGGCCGCTCTTGCGCTCCTGGGACAGCCGGTGGGCCAGGCGGTGGGCCAGCCAGATGGGGGTCGGCATCAGCTCGGTGTCCAGGTCCGGCCGCTCCTTGGCGGCGAAGCCGAACATCATGCCCTGGTCGCCGGCGCCCAGCGTGTCGAGGTCGTCCTCTGCGCCGCCCTTGGCCTCGTAGGCGGTGTCGACCCCGAGGGCGATGTCGGGCGACTGGCCCTGGATCGCAAGCAGCACGCCGCAGGTGGACCCGTCCAGGCCGTACTTGGCGTTGGTGTAGCCGACCTCGTTGACGGTGCTGCGAACGATGTCGCGGGCCTCGATGTAGGTGTCGGTGGTGATCTCACCCGCGACAATTACCTGCCCCGTGGTCACCAGCGTCTCGCACGCCACTCGCCCGTTGGGGTCCTCCGCCATGATGGCGTCGAGGATCGCATCCGAGATCCGGTCGGCCAGCTTGTCGGGATGGCCTTCCGTTACGGACTCGGACGTAAACAAGTAGCTGCGTGCCATCGAGGCTCCTTTTTGAGCGATTGTCGGAAGTTAAGGCGGTTCAAACGCCCAGCCCAGGGCGCGAACGACTACAAAGCTTAAGGACCGCCCTACGGTATCGCTGAATCCCTGCCAGTGCAACGCCGGGAAGGCTAGAGGAGGGTGGCGACCCGATTCAGCAGACGCCCGGCCAGCTCCCGCTTGGTCACCAGGCCCAGGTCATCCAGGTCGCCCTCCCGGTCCACGATAAGCGCACGAAGCGTCGTCAAGCCAACGCCCGAGTCCTCCGCGCCCACCAGGTTCGCAACCGCCAGGTCCAACGACTTTCGCTTCAGCTTTTTGCGGGCCGCCTCTTCGAGGTTCCCGGTCTCGGCGCAGTACCCGACCAGAACTTTGAGCTCCGGCAGTCCGCCGGTACGGCGGGTCTCGCCCACCTCGGCCAGGATGTCCGGCGTCGGTTCCAGCTTCAGGTCCGGCGGGCCGCTCGACTTCTTCAGCTTCGTATCCGACACCGAAGAGGGCCGCCAGTCCGAAACCGCCGCCGCCATTACCAGCACCGATGCCGTCGGCAAAGCCTTGAGCACCGCTTCTCGCATCTCGGCGGCCGTCGTCACCCGGACCACGGTGGCCGCGTCCGGCGGCGTCAGGTGCGTGGGACCGGTGATCAGAGTCACCCGGGCGTTGCGCCGGACCGCCTCGAAAGCCAGCTCGTAACCCATCATGCCGGAGGAGGCGTTCCCGATGAAGCGCATGGCGTCGATGGGCTCCCGGGTCCCCGCCGCGGTTATCACCACCTCGCAACCGGTCAGCTCAGCCCGCCGCGCCAGCTCCTCGCCCGCAGCCTGAAGGATCTCGGCCACCTCCGCCATCCGGCCGACTCCGACGTCGGGCCCGGCCAGGGCGCCCACTACAGGCCCCACCATGCGGATCCCCCGGGCGACCAGCGTCGTGACGTTCAGCTGGGTCGCCTCGTTCTGCCACATCTCGGTGTGCATCGCAGGGGCCATGACGATCGGGCAGGCGGCGGACAGCAGGAGGGCGGAGATCAGGTCGTCGGAGACGCCCTGGGCGCTCTTGGCGATGGTCTTCGCGGTAGCCGGGGCAATGACCACAAGGTCGGAGGTACGCCCGAGGTCGGTGTGCGGGATCTCGGTGGGAGCGGTTGCCGGGAACAGCTCGGAACGAACGGGGTTGCCGGTCAGGGTGGAGAAGGTGATGGGGCCGATGAAGTTCATCGCCGACGGGGTCATGACCACATGTACATCGGCGCCGGCCTGGGTCAGCTCCCGTGCGAGCCCGGCGACCTTGTACGCGGCAATGCCCCCGCATACTCCGAGGGCAATTTTTTTACCGGCTAAATTTTCGTAGGTCATGAGTCCTATTTGATGCGGGACTCAACCTCCGGCGGGCGCTCCCAGCCGAACTTGCCCTGGGCGATCTCCTCGAGTGCCACCGAGAGCGCCTTGGCGTTGTCGCCCAGGCCGGACACCTGAGGCGGGACGAAGTCCCGGATGCCCTCACCCAGCTGGTAGTAGTACGAGTTGATCTGCCGTGCCCGCTTGGCGGCGAGGATGACCAGCGTGTATCGGCTGTCGACCTTGTCCGCGAGCTTTTCGATTCGGGGATATATCAAAGGGGTTCCTTACTTGGGAAAAAGATGGCCAAAAGGACTAACGGCTGTCCATCAAAGCTAACACTTCTTTGACGGCTTGTTCTACCTCCACGTTCACGACCACCCCGTCGAACGAGCCCTTCTTGCGGAGTTCGTCGTAGGCGTCGGAGATCCGGCGGGCCTGCACGTCCTCGCGCTCGGTGCTCCGCTTGCGCAGGCGCTGCTCCAGGATCTGCATCGAAGGCGCCTCGATGAAGATCAGGCGGGCTTCGGGCATTGCACTTTTTACCTCGGCCGCGCCCTGGACGTCGATCTCCAGGATGACGTCGGTGCCTTCGGCCAGGAGGGCGTCGACGATCTTGCGGGGGGTCCCGTACATGTTGCCGTGAACCTGTGCCCACTCAAGGAACTCGCCCCGGTCCCGGCGCTCGATGAACTCCCGCTCGGAGATGAAGAAGTAGTGAACCCCCTCCTTTTCCATCGGCCGTGCCGGACGGGTGGTGCAAGAGACGGAGAGCCTGCAGTTGGGCCGCTCCTCCAGAAGCCGCTGGACAATTGTGCCCTTACCGGCGCCCGAGGGGCCGGAGATTATGAACAAGCGCGAATCTGCTATCGAAGTCACTCCTTCGGAAGTTGCGGAGGGCGCTGAAGCTTCAAGCCTACCGCCCAGATGGACAAAAGTGCCGTGGCACCCCGGGATTATAGGTCGCGAAAGTTTCGGTATGGCTTTCCGTACCTGAGAGGCTTACAATTTCACCTAGCGTGGCGGAGGAGCCACATGATCGTCGGCGTCTCGCGGTAACCTTAGATGGTGAAACTGGGCACGCTTTTTTCTGTTTTCAAGACATGGTCGAACTTCCGACTCATGGTTGTAGTAGGCAGCGTTGTGACGCTCCTTTCCCTTGGCCTTGGAGCCGTGGTCGTGCAGGCGGCCCTCTCCGACGACACCCAGTCCGAGGGCTCGGAAACCGACCCCTCCCCCTCTGCGGACGAGGAGGCCGAGGTGTTGGCCGAAGAAGAGGTCACCGGCCCGGACACGCCCGGTGCGGCAGGACCCCAGCCCCAGGCGGGAGCACCGGCCCCGGTTCTGGAGGGCAACGACAACTTCCGAATCTCCTGCCTCGCCGGCGACCCGGCCCGCAGCACCAACTCGTGCGAGGTGGAGTCCTTCGGCGGCTTCAGGGACCGGGTGACCTTCTCCTGCGCCGAGCTGCCCCAGAACGTCAGCTGCAGCTTCGTTCCCGCTTCGGTCACACCTAGAGGCGCCGGCAAAACTCCGTTCAGGATCGAGCTGTCGGCCGGAAACGTCCCGACCGGAAGCTACGACTTCGAGGTCATCGGCCGCAGCGGCGACAAGGTGAGCCGGATCCGCTACCCGTGGGGCGTGAGCCCGGCCCCGGTTGCTGTGGCTCAACGGCCGGCGCCGCCTGCTCCGCCGGCCTCGGCACCCCAGCCCGCCCCGCTGGCTCCGGCCGCGCCGGCGGACGACCCGACTTTCTCCTTCACCTGCGGTTCCCTCAGTGACGGCAACAAGGTGCTCTGGTCGCTCAGCAAGGACGGGCCGACCGTCAAGATCAACTGCTTTTTGACTCCGCTGAACGGTTTCAACGAGCCGGTCACCTTCACGTACGCGCAGACCTCCGAGCTGGCCAAGCCGAACACCGTGAGCTTCCTTCTGGACCAGCTTCAGGTCCGCAAGCTGTTCGACCTGAACTTCGAGTTCAGCGACGCGGTTAAGGGCCTGAGCGCGGAGCAGCTGAGGCAGGGCGTGGACTACGTCTTCGACGTGACCGGGACCTCGGCCACCGGCAAGTCGCTGACCCGGCCGGTCACCCTCACCGTCAAGGAGTAACCGCGGGCCGGGGTTGAGGGTTAGCCCAGCTCGCCGAGTATCTGTTCGGCGGCTCTCACCGGGTCGGGCGCGCCTGTGATCGGACGGCCGACGACTATGTAGCTGGAGCCCGCGGCGGCCGCCCTGGCTGGGGTCATGATTCGCGACTGGTCGCCCGCATCGGCACCCGCCGGACGGATTCCTGGAGTCACGAGGATGACGTCGGGGCCAAGGTCCTGCCTGAGCAGCACCACCTCGTTGGCCGAGCACACCAAAGAGGTCGCTCCGGCGCCGACCGCCAGGCGGCCCAGCCGGACGACCTGTTCGT
This window contains:
- the metK gene encoding methionine adenosyltransferase, translated to MARSYLFTSESVTEGHPDKLADRISDAILDAIMAEDPNGRVACETLVTTGQVIVAGEITTDTYIEARDIVRSTVNEVGYTNAKYGLDGSTCGVLLAIQGQSPDIALGVDTAYEAKGGAEDDLDTLGAGDQGMMFGFAAKERPDLDTELMPTPIWLAHRLAHRLSQERKSGRMPYLRPDGKTQVSIKYEDGVPVGIENILISAQHEPEVDIETLLKPDLIEYVVKPIVPDCLWSEDIEFLVNPTGRFEIGGPMGDTGLTGRKIIVDTYGGFCSHGGGAFSGKDPTKVDRTGAYFARYVAKNLVASEVLDACEIRVAYAIGVAHPVSISLDDRGTAKVDPNKLEKLVGEFFDFRPAAIIRDLDLRKPIFKDSSSYGHFGRTEKHFSWERTDRAEEFAKAAADL
- the coaBC gene encoding bifunctional phosphopantothenoylcysteine decarboxylase/phosphopantothenate--cysteine ligase CoaBC, which translates into the protein MTYENLAGKKIALGVCGGIAAYKVAGLARELTQAGADVHVVMTPSAMNFIGPITFSTLTGNPVRSELFPATAPTEIPHTDLGRTSDLVVIAPATAKTIAKSAQGVSDDLISALLLSAACPIVMAPAMHTEMWQNEATQLNVTTLVARGIRMVGPVVGALAGPDVGVGRMAEVAEILQAAGEELARRAELTGCEVVITAAGTREPIDAMRFIGNASSGMMGYELAFEAVRRNARVTLITGPTHLTPPDAATVVRVTTAAEMREAVLKALPTASVLVMAAAVSDWRPSSVSDTKLKKSSGPPDLKLEPTPDILAEVGETRRTGGLPELKVLVGYCAETGNLEEAARKKLKRKSLDLAVANLVGAEDSGVGLTTLRALIVDREGDLDDLGLVTKRELAGRLLNRVATLL
- the rpoZ gene encoding DNA-directed RNA polymerase subunit omega, translating into MIYPRIEKLADKVDSRYTLVILAAKRARQINSYYYQLGEGIRDFVPPQVSGLGDNAKALSVALEEIAQGKFGWERPPEVESRIK
- the gmk gene encoding guanylate kinase, yielding MFIISGPSGAGKGTIVQRLLEERPNCRLSVSCTTRPARPMEKEGVHYFFISEREFIERRDRGEFLEWAQVHGNMYGTPRKIVDALLAEGTDVILEIDVQGAAEVKSAMPEARLIFIEAPSMQILEQRLRKRSTEREDVQARRISDAYDELRKKGSFDGVVVNVEVEQAVKEVLALMDSR